In a single window of the Ciconia boyciana chromosome 7, ASM3463844v1, whole genome shotgun sequence genome:
- the RNF228 gene encoding RING finger protein 228: MAEPAQKGGVGQGGRREDEAAAAAPSYEDYECKICYNYFDLERRAPKLLECLHTFCQECLSQLHLRAAQQPSAAEPGPGPGPGPGRSAGGSLACPLCRHRTALPDHRVHGLPVNTKLAAACPPQLRARDPLPQDSLPPLPPRRPPRAREAAAALAPPAPAPAGRAGPRSSGGGYESCQSCKRAALSAGCVCVVVSFLSMVVLLFTGLIFVNQYGGDAGPGASASPSPVGPICLSVASILALFSVVVTWLICWLKYRPEAAAATGGATANGTPRGRAAAARRSDT; this comes from the coding sequence ATGGCCGAGCCGGCGCAGAAGGGCGGCGTAgggcagggcgggcggcgggaggatgaggcggcggcggccgcccccaGCTACGAGGACTACGAGTGCAAGATCTGCTACAACTACTTCGACCTGGAGCGGCGGGCGCCCAAGCTGCTGGAGTGCCTGCACACCTTCTGCCAGGAGTGCCTGAGCCAGCTGCACCTGCGGGCCGCCCAGCAGCCCTCCGCCGctgagccggggccggggccggggccggggcccggccggTCGGCCGGCGGCTCCCTGGCCTGCCCGCTCTGCCGCCACCGCACGGCGCTGCCCGACCACCGCGTCCACGGACTCCCCGTCAACACCAAGCTggccgccgcctgcccgccgcAGCTGCGGGCCCGCGACCCGCTGCCCCAGGACAgcctgccgccgctgccgccccgccgcccgccccgcgcccgggaggcggcggccgccctcgccccgccggcccccgcccccgccgggcgggccgggccgcgctccTCGGGCGGCGGCTACGAGAGCTGCCAGAGCTGCAAGCGGGCGGCGCTGAGCGCCGGCTGCGTGTGCGTCGTCGTCTCCTTCCTCTCTATGGTGGTGCTGCTCTTCACCGGCCTCATCTTCGTCAACCAGTACGGCGGCGACGCCGGGCCCGGCGCCTCGGCCTCGCCGTCGCCGGTGGGGCCCATCTGCCTGTCGGTGGCCAGCATCCTCGCCCTCTTCTCCGTCGTCGTCACGTGGCTCATCTGCTGGCTCAAGTACCGgcccgaggcggcggcggcgaccgGCGGGGCGACCGCCAACGGcaccccgcggggccgggcggcggccgcccgcaGGAGCGACACATAG